TTGAAATCAGAACTTTGGCAAGAGATTTCGTTCCAGAGTCTTCTTTCTGGACCTGATATAGTTGATGCTGATTCTCTTTCAAGACTAAACCACCATTCAGATACACATTCCTCTGAAGCAGACACCAATTTTTTGGCAGCACCCAACCCATCACATACATCAAATCCGTCGAGTATGATGGTGGCTGCTTATGGCCAGGATCCATCGTTGTCAGTACCACAATCTCTTATTTCAAATGGTTTGTCGGACGCGGCTGATGAAAAGTCAGGAGAAATGCAAGTTTCTGGGTCAGAGATGATCACATGCATGCATGATTCTTTTGGTGATTCTGAGCAGTTTGCTACCCCTGGCAGTACTGATGGTAGACATGGTGCTTCAGCAATTATAGAAAGAATACCGGAATACGGGGACAAACAGTTAACTGATGCTGAAGAACCTGCTGCCAGCATGGCCAAAGAACCACCATTGGCACAGGGTGAGGCTGCATCAGATGAAAAGCAAGATAAGGGAGCGCTATTCTATGAACCTCCTCGCTTCCCAAGCATGGATGTTCCATTTGTCAGCTGTGATCTTGTAACTTCTGGCGATTTGCAAGAGTACAGTCCCCTTGGCATTCGGCAGTTGATGCGCTCAACCATGAGCGTAACCACTCCATTGAGATTGTGGGGCTCCCCTACCCATGATGAAAGCCCTGATGTTGTGCTGAAGAGTGCCGCCAAAAGCTTCATAAGCACACCATCAATATTAAAGAAACGACAGAGAGATCTGTCATCTCCGACTCCAGAAAAAAGAATGGAGAGGAAGTCTAGGACTGAACAGGACAGTGGTGTGTTGGGCACATCCTCTGTCAGTGCTCAaacaagttgcatgcatgccatTAAAGACAAAGCAATTGTTACCGAATCAGTTTTTTGCACTAATCGATCTTCATCTTTTAAACCTCTGGAGAAGAAACTTGAGTTCTGTGATGAAAACAAGGAAAATTTGGGTGAAAGCGAGCAGGCAAAAGATGGACGAAATGCACAGAACAACCATACTGTGGATGAGCATGCAAGAGGGGAACAGTGTTCCACTGCAAATATGGTCAATACTAATGATGAGGTAAGTACTTTTAAATCAGTTCTTCAATTGCACTTACCCAGTTGATGGTACCATATCTTAGTAGAACGGAAGGTAACGCTTATATAGTTATTGCGGCGTAGCATAGCAGTTGCTACAGTTACTCCAGTAAATTTAGCTTAACATGTCTTCAAGAAATGTGATTCAAAGTAGCAAGCTCTCTAATGATGTCATCATGTATGTGATATGTGGGGTTGAACTGAAAGGCGGGGGCAAAGTGGCATATAAGTTTTTCCCTTGACCTGCTGATCTTGTTCTTACTTATATTTTTGTTCCATGCAGCCACCTGCAACTGTTCTTGTTGAGCACAAGGGCAATGACATTTCTGATCATGGCGCAAATGCCATGTATCAGAAAATGAACACAAATCTTGAAGCTCTATCGGCCTGTAAGGAAGCATTTGCTAAATCAAAGTCTGGAGAACTCATTGCCGAGAAATCTTCACCATGCATtcaaatggattatgaatatgTGAACATGTAAGATTGCACACTAGTCTGTTTCCAAGATGATCTTTTGGGTCCTCCAATCAGTTTCTTTACTTTGGTCAGCACATAGTACGTGTGAGTTTAGATGTGGCAGGTCTTACTACAACTGTTTGTTGGTGGAATTGGTCATTTCATCCTCATCTAGTTACTAGCAAGCATTAATGTGATGCAACCCTCTCCATAACAGTGCATATTTGTGAAATCCACTAAATATAAATTTGAAACTCGTACCTGGCAAGTTGCCATCATTCCATCTTAAAATctcttcattgctagaaaactaAATTTGCCTGAAGATTTGGATTTACCCAGATACCTATTCTACTATTAGATTTATGAATTTAATGATTAATACTCCACAGGGAGTACTTATCTGTGAGAGTAGAAGATTCTTTAAGTGCTCCCTTTTCTACTCCGAAGCTGAATGTCATTTGCCTGAGATTTTGGTTTATCTAGACTAAAATGATAACAAGTCATTTATCTACTGACTCCCTTACTGGTATTAGCATCTGCAATTTGAATTCAACTGTCGAAGAACACATGGATCTTTCTAACGAAGAACACAATTACCGTTGCAAATTGCCAGTTGGTTTGCTCTTTTTTGCTATTCTGAATTGCTACTCTTTTCAGATTGGCTGATACGCCTGGTGTCAAAAGAGGACTGGAATCTCCATCGGCTTGGAAGTCCCCTTGGTTCATAGATATGCAATATAAGGTACACTTAGCATTGAAATATTTATTGTCTTACAGCTAGCCTGCGTCAAATCCGCAACAAGCTTTTTTTGATGGGCCATATTTGTAGTTTTGGACGAGCTGGGGCATGAGAAGTACTTGTCATCTGTTACCCATTGTTTCTTTCTTTTGGTTAATACCTTCACTTGTGCAGGGGTCATACTTCATCAGCCCAGCGGATACAACTTATGATGCATTAGGATTGATGAAGCGGATAAATGTGCAGAGTGCTTCTGCTTTGGCGGATGCCCGCGAGGTCCTGGCAAGTGGCAGCCAATGTGGCAACAAAAATTTTGATGAGGAAAACAAGGAAAACATAGATGCCGAAAATGAAACAGGAACTGGCAAGCCGCAAAATAAAATCATGGTGCGTAGTTCTCATCTGCTTCATTCAGTACCTGGGATAGTAGAGTTGGAATTTCTTAGGAGACCATTTAGTTGTTTTTTCCCTAGGTATATAGCAATTACAAATCTTATGTGGGAAAACTATGGTAATTTGATTCCTGTAGTTGGTCAGATGTGATGGTTTCGACCAATTTTGATTTTTGAACAAACTAGATCGAGCATTGACTACAGATACTACTCTATATGATACTTAAGACTGCAATATCATCAGTATTTCTAATTCCAGTTAACACTGCAGGCTGAAGCAAGAGTCCTTGACTTCAACGAGTGCGCCACACCGGTAAGAACGGCAGACAACAGTGTGGGTGGCAGCCTGACAAAATCGGTCAGCTCACCCATTCCTTCCTCTCACCTCCTGAAAAATTTCAGATAGCTAGACCTCCGAGAAATACACCAGAGATATTATTTGATTGTGCGTTACCAGCATTGTACATGCCTTGTCGTAAATCCCAACACCCAGTTGTTCTCCTATTCGTTGCTCCTGTTACCTTGTACTTCGTGACCGGACCGCTGTCCGGCACACATTCCAGCCCGGAAAGAATCCTTGGACTGTTGAAAGTTGTATCATCAGTTAATTTATGTTGTTAATATTTCATATCCCAGACCCAGACTTTCACTGTCTTGGTGAGTCTGATCAATGGGACAGTTTTGAGCTCCTCTAGTTGTATACTAGTAACTCTTTTATGTTTCATGAGATTGAATTCATTTTGCCATCAAGTTTGGATGCCATAATTATGTACAGTCTTGTCGATTATCAACTCTTTTTTTTACATGACAAGAGCTTTATGTACAGTCTTGTCTTCCTAGGGGTATTCTATCTACCAATAGTTTCCACATCGGATTCAAACAAAGTTGCTCTGGATATTTGCCATGTCCCACTGCCCTGAGTGCTCATCT
The Aegilops tauschii subsp. strangulata cultivar AL8/78 chromosome 3, Aet v6.0, whole genome shotgun sequence genome window above contains:
- the LOC109738577 gene encoding transcription factor MYB3R-1; its protein translation is MTSDKGKASKKAGEASGQPSTTHEGKVSNEPQRQRSLNGRTTGPTRRSTKGNWTPEEDDILSRAVQTYNGKNWKKIAECFPDRTDVQCLHRWQKVLNPELIKGPWSKEEDDIIVEMVKKYGPKKWSTIAQALPGRIGKQCRERWHNHLNPGINKDAWTQEEEITLIHAHRMYGNKWAELTKFLPGRTDNSIKNHWNSSVKKKIDSYMSSGLLAQVSRLPLIEHHAHFNSSPAITQQNSEDSDSNAAREVEDSSGCSQSSLAMVSCSQVQDTNLALSCDLHVNADTSKTEARDSQSSMCQEDYTSTEGVASALSEVHCHASSSRFGPDKLLQQDISQRMNLQMDIDETPGNSMFENNQTICSTSNNERPMLQYEIAPDMPISVLTNVSGAEQKLHFMSEADFSSPNCLKSELWQEISFQSLLSGPDIVDADSLSRLNHHSDTHSSEADTNFLAAPNPSHTSNPSSMMVAAYGQDPSLSVPQSLISNGLSDAADEKSGEMQVSGSEMITCMHDSFGDSEQFATPGSTDGRHGASAIIERIPEYGDKQLTDAEEPAASMAKEPPLAQGEAASDEKQDKGALFYEPPRFPSMDVPFVSCDLVTSGDLQEYSPLGIRQLMRSTMSVTTPLRLWGSPTHDESPDVVLKSAAKSFISTPSILKKRQRDLSSPTPEKRMERKSRTEQDSGVLGTSSVSAQTSCMHAIKDKAIVTESVFCTNRSSSFKPLEKKLEFCDENKENLGESEQAKDGRNAQNNHTVDEHARGEQCSTANMVNTNDEPPATVLVEHKGNDISDHGANAMYQKMNTNLEALSACKEAFAKSKSGELIAEKSSPCIQMDYEYVNILADTPGVKRGLESPSAWKSPWFIDMQYKGSYFISPADTTYDALGLMKRINVQSASALADAREVLASGSQCGNKNFDEENKENIDAENETGTGKPQNKIMAEARVLDFNECATPVRTADNSVGGSLTKSVSSPIPSSHLLKNFR